Genomic window (bacterium):
GGTCGCTTAATTCATATTGACCTTTATCTATTTTTTTCAAATAGCCTAACATTTCTAATTGAGATGTAATGTAATAAATCTGTTGTCGTTCTAAGTGGCGCAAATTATATGGGTTAGAATTACCTGAGGCGATAAAGCGGATTACTTCTAAAAAATTCTTCTTTGTTTTAAGTTTCTCCCATATTTGTTCAAAATATACTCTTTCAGTATTCAATGTTTCCTGGATGGCGATATCAATATCTTCTTTAGTGATTATTTGTCCATTTCTTAATAAGTAAATATTTTGGCAGAGTAATTGAGTATAGTAAGGATGTCCCCAAACCCTATCAATTATCTCACCAGCGAGTTCATCGGAGATAATGATATTTTCCTGGGAAAATTTAGATATAATATACTTAACTAAAGGTGCTTTAGGAAGTAAATCTAAATGGATAACTCGAGCAAATCTGAAAAATGCAGATTTAGAATTAGAGAATAAGTTAATCATAATACTTTCTTGACTTCCAGAGAAAACATAGACTACCTTTTCTTGCATTTGAAGTATTGCCCGCATCCTCTTTATTAACATCTCTCCATTTAGTTTAACTAAATCCCCAAATTCATCATAGACCATTAATAAATTAACATTATTTTTACTTGCATAATCTTCTGGAAATTGTAATGCCTCATCAAGTAACATTAATTCGTCTATCTTAGTTTCTCCGAATTTTAATATAAACTCGAAATCTTCGATTATCTGTTTAAATTCTATTCGCTTCATCCATTGACTTAATCCTTCTTTAATTGTTTTAACAAACTGACTAATTTTTTTATTTTCTATAACCGTATCTACAATTTTTTCAGCAAGTTCTTGTTTAGATATGACTCTAAATATATCTACATACCCACAAAGATATTTTTCTTGTTTTATCCTCTGGATAACTTCTAAGACTAAAGATGTCTTTCCATATCTTCGAGGAGCAATAATCGCAACA
Coding sequences:
- a CDS encoding ATP-binding protein encodes the protein MKRLFPVGIPVRGDDLVGREKEIEKICQLLKIGQSVAIIAPRRYGKTSLVLEVIQRIKQEKYLCGYVDIFRVISKQELAEKIVDTVIENKKISQFVKTIKEGLSQWMKRIEFKQIIEDFEFILKFGETKIDELMLLDEALQFPEDYASKNNVNLLMVYDEFGDLVKLNGEMLIKRMRAILQMQEKVVYVFSGSQESIMINLFSNSKSAFFRFARVIHLDLLPKAPLVKYIISKFSQENIIISDELAGEIIDRVWGHPYYTQLLCQNIYLLRNGQIITKEDIDIAIQETLNTERVYFEQIWEKLKTKKNFLEVIRFIASGNSNPYNLRHLERQQIYYITSQLEMLGYLKKIDKGQYELSDPLFKEYITSFVKEIVI